The DNA window GCTTCGTCTGACGTAAGAACTATACTCGTTCGATGGCCCCGTAGTTCTATGGGATTCATGGATAAAATTCTCGGCGAGACTCCATCCGGGAGTGCCGGGGATTATGTCGAGCTCGATTTGGACGACTTCGATGCTGCACCCGACGAATCGCAAACCAGCGTCCATATCGCCGAAATTCAGGGCCAACAGGACGTCATCGCCATCAAGGACGCCGTGTACGACGGCGACATCGTTATCGCTGACATCACACGACTTCGAACGCAGGATACCACCGTCGAACGAATCACGGACGAACTACAACAGGTCGCCCGCGAAGTCAACGGCGATATCGTTCAGAAAGGCGACGACCAACTCATCGTGACGCCCACTAGCGTCAGTATCAGCCGAACAAAACTCGGTCGGGATTAGACGTTATCCGGCGCATCCGCATCGTCCTCGACGGTTCGCTTCAGCGAATCGCGGCGTGCTTTCGCGTCGCGGCCGGTCGCTTCGAGGAGGAATTCGTTTTTCTTGCTTACCGCGTCGGCAGCAGCGTCAGCGTTTCCTTCCGCGATGACGTCCTCGGCCGGTCGCTCTTCGAAGTGAACGGCGAGTTTGTCTTTCTTGCCGCTGTACGATGCCGCACCGGCGACGATCCGCTCGAACACCGGATTGTCGGGTTCCTCGACCACGTAGAGTTCGTGCCCGTTGAACTCCTCCGTCCCCGTTACGGGACCGAAGTAGTCCTCGATGCTCGCTTTCAGGTCGGGCATTCGGTCTTCGAGATGCTCACCGCGTCGCATTTTGTATTCTTTCATGAGTTGGCCCCAGATTGGAGGGGTGGATGTTTACCCTTTTCGCGTCGCGCTTACTCTTGCTCGCTTAGGTATCCCTTTCGACACTCGGGACAGATGTCCCCCGCTCGAAGCGAGGACCCCGACGCTACCCCACCGAACTGGCCGCATTCGGGGCAGACGAGTTCCGCGTCGACGCTCGACTCCGAGGCTTGGTCCGGCTTCGGCGCTTCCCGCGCCCGCGTGAAACCGGTGTCCGTCTGCGGGTCGGGTCGCGTGGTTCGCACGAATCCCGTCTCCTCGCGCGGTTCGGCCTCCACGAACTCCGTCTCGTCGTCCATCTTCGGCGCGCTCTCGGGTGTCAAACTCCCGCCGAAGCTCACCTCGGCGTCGCTTCCGTCGCTGACCTGTGCATCGAACCCTTCGTCTTCCATCCCCGTGTCGGGCCACTCCATCGGTTCCCGCTCCGCGTCGCCCACGTTCGTATCTTCCGCCTCGGGCCACTCGCCGTGGCCGCGTTCGCCCTCGTCGGCTTCCTCGTCGTCCTCGTCTTCGAGGATGACGCCATCGTCTTCCTCCGCGCTCTCCGGCGGCTCGAAGTCGTCGTCGTTGAAGCTCACCGGCTCCGGGTTCGATTCAGGACCCGGCTCCGTGGTGGGTGAGGAGTCGATGATCTCCGTCTCGGACGGTGGTTCGACCTGTCGGTCCGCCGCCTTGCTCTCGATGGGTTCCGGCGTGGGTTCCGGTTCCTCTATCGCCGTCACCTCCTTGTTCTCGCTGACCACCTTCTCGTTTCCACAGCGTTGACACTCCTCGAACTCCCGGACCGTCACGACGACTTCGTTACCCTGCTCTTCGCGCTCGCGCTCTATTTCGGACTCACCGTAGTCATGCCCTATCAGCGAACATCTGAGACCCATTGAGTGAGGGTTATTTTCACGGTGTGATAAAAGGGTATTGTTTTTTCCAACGTTAGCCGAAGTTTTCCGTTTTCGCCTCGTCCGGGTCGTGTCCGGTCGCTGCCAGAACGTCGAGAGCGTCCGAGAGGAAGTCGGCGAACCCGTACACGAACGACCGTCCGTCCGCGCGAGAGAGGACGGTCCGTACTTCCTCGCTCTCGCTCACCGCCTCCTCCGTCAGGACGACCGTCGCACCGTCGGCTTCCAACTCTCGAAGTCGGTCCTCGTGGGCGGGTTCGTCGTCCCGATACACGATTGTCGCGTCGTTTCCGTCCGCCAACGCGCGCTCCCCGATTCCGACGGCCGGACCGATGCCCGGCCCACCCGCGAGGACGATGACGCGGGCTTCGCCCTCGTAGTACGACCGACCGAAGGGACCCGCGATGGACACCGTGTCTCCGGCCTCGCGCTCCGCGAGCCACGGACTGAGGTCCCCGTCCGGGTCGATTCCCACCGTAATTTCGAACGTCTCCGTCGCGGTCGGCGACGAGAGCGTGTAGTGGCGCGTGATTTCCTCACCGTCTACGATTCCAGCGACCTGGAGGAACTGTCCGGGACGGGCGTCGAATCCCGGCGGTGACTCGATCTCCAGCGCAATCGTCCCTGCTCCGACATTTCTCACCGATTTCACTTCGACTTCGGTTCCATCCATGGTGGGACGTTTGGCCGTAAGAACCAAATTCCTTCCCACTTCGCCGACTCTGCTTCAGAAGGCTTTTGATTTGCCACCGGGTAACGTAGCAGTGATGCAAGACCTGAACTGGGCCATCGGCGGCGAAGCCGGCGATGGAATCGATTCGACCGGGAAAATCTTTGCGCAGGCACTCTCCCGAGCGGGCCGACATGTCTTCACGTCGAAGGATTTCGCGTCCCGTATTCGAGGGGGCTACACCGCGTACAAGATCCGGTCGTCTACCGACCGAGTCGAGAGCGTCGTCGACCGACTGGACATCCTCGTGGCACTGACCCAGCGGACCATCGACGAGAACCTCGACGAACTTCACGAGGACAGCGTGATCATCTACGACGGGGAACGGACGGAGATGGAGGACGTCGACATCCCCGAGGAGATGATCGGATTGGCCGTTCCGCTCCGCAGTCTGGCGAAGGACGCGGGTGGAACCATCATGCAGAACACCGTCGCGCTCGGTGCGGCGTGTGAAGTGGCGAACTTCCCCATCGAGAACCTCGACAGCGCGCTCGACAAGAAGTTCGGCGCGAAGGGTGAGGCCATCGTCGAGAACAACAAGGAAGCCGCCCGTCTCGGACAGGAGTACGTCCAGGAGGAGTACGACTACGACTTCGAGTACGACGTGGAAACGACGGACAACGACTACGTCCTGCTCAACGGTGACGAGGCCATCGGCATGGGTGCTATCGCCGCTGGCTGTCGCTTCTACTCCGGCTACCCCATCACGCCCGCGACGAACGTCATGGAGTATCTCACGGGCCGAATCGAGCACTTCGGCGGCACGGTGATGCAGGCCGAGGACGAACTGTCGGCCATCAACATGGCGCTCGGCGCGGCGCGCGCTGGCGCACGCTCGATGACGGCGACGTCCGGTCCGGGTATCGACCTGATGACCGAGACGTTCGGTCTCATCGCACAGAGCGAGACGCCGCTCGTCATCTGCGACGTGATGCGCTCCGGTCCCTCGACCGGGATGCCGACGAAACAGGAACAGGGCGACCTGAACATGACGCTGTACGGCGGCCACGGCGAGATTCCGCGGTTCGTCGTCGCGCCGACGAACGTCGCCGAGTGTTTCCACAAGACCGTCGAGGCGTTCAACTTCGCCGAGAAGTACCAGACCCCCGTCTTCCTGCTCGCCGACCTCGCCATGGCCGTCACCGAGCAGACGTTCTCGCCCGAGGAGTTCGACATGGATTCCGTCGAAATCGAGCGCGGAAACATCGTGGACGAGGACGACATCGAGGCGTGGACGGACGAGAAGGACCGGTTCCAGCCCCACTTCCCGACCGCTGACGGCATCAGCCCGCGCGCGTTCCCCGGAACGAAGGGCGGTGCCCACATGTCCACCGGTCTCGAACACAATGCGCTCGGTCGGCGGACCGAGGACACCGAAATCCGCGTCGAGCAGGTCGACAAGCGAAACCGCAAGGTCGAGACGGCACAGGAAGAAGAAGACTGGAGTCCGCGCGAGTTCGGCGACGAAGACGCCGACACGCTCGTCATCTCGTGGGGGTCGAACGAAGGGCCGATGCGCGAAGCCCTCGACTTCCTCGAAGAGGACGACGTGAGCGTTCGGTTCCTCTCGGTTCCGTACATCTTCCCCCGCCCCGACCTCACCGAGGACATCGAGTCCGCGGACACCGTCATCGTGGTCGAGTGTAACGAAACCGGGCAGTTCGCCAACGTTCTCGAACACGACGCGCTCACTCGTGTCGAGCGGATAAACAAGTACAACGGTATTCGATTCAAGGCCGACGAGTTGGCCGACGACATCAAAGCGAAACTCGGACAGGAGGTAGAAGCATGAGTTCAGAGGTTCGATTCACCGACTTCAAGTCGGACAAGCAACCGACGTGGTGTCCCGGATGCGGCGACTTCGGGACGATGAACGGGATGATGAAGGCACTCGCCGAAACCGGCAACAGCCCGGACGACACGTTCGTCGTCGCGGGTATCGGCTGTTCCGGAAAAATCGGGACGTTCATGCACTCCTACGCGATTCACGGCGTGCACGGGCGTGCGCTTCCCGTCGGCACCGGCGTCAAACTCGCCAACCCCGACCTCGAAGTGATGGTCGCGGGCGGCGACGGTGACGGCTACTCCATCGGTGTGGGTCACTTTATCCACGCCGTGCGCCGGAACGTGGACATGTCCTACGTCGTCATGGACAACCGCATCTACGGGCTGACGAAGGGACAGGCCTCGCCGACCAGCCGCGAGGACTTCGAGACGAGTACGACGCCGGAAGGCCCGCAACAGCCCCCGGTCAACCCGCTCGCCCTCGCCCTCTCGGCGGGTGCGACGTTCATCGCACAGTCCTTCTCGACCGACGCACAGCGACACGCCGAAATCGTCCAGAAGGCCATCGAGCACGACGGCTTCGGCTTCGTGAACGTCTTCTCGCCCTGCGTCACGTTCAACGACGTGGACACGTACGACTACTTCCGCGACTCCATCGTCGACCTCGCGGACGAGGGTCACGACCCGCACGACTACGAGGCGGCCAAAGAGAAGATTCTCGACGCCAGCAAGGAGTATCAGGGCGTCATCTACCAGGACGAAGATAGCGTTCCGTACAGCGAACTCCACGGCATCGAGGGCAACATGTCCGAGATTCCCGACGGCGCACCCGAGGACGCGATGGACCTCGTGCGCGAGTTCTACTGACCCGGCACCCGTTTTCGACGGCTCGGTTTCCTTTTGTTTTACTCGCCTGCCAACGACCGGTTTCTCGTTCCACCTCGATTGCTCTCGACGTCTCCGGTTCAACTTCTGACCCACGACGTACGACTAAATCCGTTTCTCGCGGCCGTTTGCGTCTGTTTTTTATGATATGACCGGCAAGAACGGATAGAGATGACTGCGGAGATACGCGCTGTCGTCTGCGGTGCTGGGTGTCCCCCCGCCGCGGCGACCGTTTTACTCGATTCCCCCGACACTGGCCGACTTTGCGACGCTATCGGCGGCCGTTCGACCGTCGACGCGTCGTCAGTTCGAGCACCCGGCACAGAGGAGCGAACACCGTCCCCGTATCGGACGAAGGTGGCGGTATGAGCGACCATTTCGACGTTATCATCGCGGGCGCTGGCCCGGCCGGTGCACAGTGTGCCCGGGATTTGGCCCAACGGGGCTACGATGTCGTCGTCCTCGAAGCCGAAAAGGAAGACACGTTCCCGCGCCAGAGCAACAAGTCCACGGCCGGGACGTTCTCGTCCATGATGGCGGCGTTCGGCATCCCGGACGACGTGGTGATGAACTTCACCGACAACGTGGTCCTCGAATCGCCGAACGAACACTTCGTCCAGGCACAACCCGGTGCCGTCCTCGAATTCGCCGATTTCAAGCGGTTTTTGGTGGCGGACGGTCGGGACGAGGGTGCCGAATACTGGTTCGACGCCCGCGTCTCGAAGCCCATCATGAGCGGCAACGAAATCGTCGGCGTCCGCTACGCCGGGGACCAAGAGGTGTACGGCGACATCATCATCGACGCGACCGGTCCGAGCGCGCCGCTCGCAAAGAGTCTCGGCGTGACCAACCTGAAGCGCGAGAATCAGGCCATCGGCGTCGAGTTCGAGATGAAAGGCGTCGATGTGGACGCCGACGGCTATGCGGACCTCACCGACGCGATGATGCTTCGACTCGACCACGACCTCGCGCCGGGCGGCTACTCGTGGATTTTCCACACCGGAGAGGACACCGCGAAGGTCGGCCTCTGTTACATCCAAAACGAGAGCCACCACGACTACGCCAAGGAGGGAATGGGTATCGACGATTACCTCCAACACTGGTTGGACACCGACCCGCGGTTCGAGAACGCGGAACGGATGGAAGGCAAACAACACCGCGGGTCCGCCCACATCCAGATGCCCGGCGGCCTCTCCACGGACAACTTCATGGCCATCGGCGACACCGTGCCGACCATCGACCCGCTCTGGGGTGAGGGGATTCACACCGGCATGAAATCCGCGCGAGCGGCGGCGATAACCGCTGATCGCTGTTTCATGACCAGCGCATCGGACACCTCCGCGGAGAAGATGTCGATATACGACAATCTCTGGCACGGCGACGTCGCGCCGCAGATGCGGACGCGACTGCTGATGACGCAACTGCTCTATCTCGCCGAGAACGAGCGCTACGACACGCTGATTCGTGACCTCAAGCAACTCAGCCACGAGATGCGTGCGAACGCGAACAACGGGAAACTTCGCGGCATCATGAAGCTCCTCCACTGGGAGGACATCCCGCTCCTCAAGCGATTCGCCAGAGAACGGCTCCCGATGTAACGTCTCCGACGCTATTTTTCGGCCGAACTCGCGGTTCCCGTCTCTCGAATCCGGCGGCGATACTTTTCGAGCGCGTCGTCCAACGCGGCTCCGGCGTCCACGTCGAGTGCGTTCGCCACCGCGAGCAACGAGAACAGCGCGTCGCCGAGTTCGTCTTCCGTCACGTCGAGCGCCGCCGGGTCGTCACCCCATCCCGTGGATTTCGTCGCGTCGGCCGCGATTTCCCCGACCTCCGCGGCCAAATCGAGAATTCGATACGCGGGGTCGCTCTCCAGGTCGTGCTCCGCCACGAACGCGGCAACCGCCTCTTGTTCGTCCATACTCACTTTGAGCAGACATGTCGGAGTAAACTGTTCCGGTTCGCCTCGCTGCCTTCCGGTACGCAACGTGTGGTGGTCGAACTATCCCGCTCGGCGCGCGCTGACGGCGGCTCCGGACATCCGTGTCACCGACCGCGAGTACGGAAATGACGACTCCTACCGTCTCGTGTTGGGGTACTGATTATTACGGCAAATTACTGAACTCATATTTGTGACACTAAATTTCACTGAATTCTACTATAATATACTGTTTTCTACTATACTCCCACCACTTTCCCCACCGCCTTCCTTCCCTTCCTCTCCCACCGCCGCAAACCGAGGTCGCTCCGTTTCGGAGCGTCCTCGTCGAAATCATCCGCGAACTAATATGTCCTCGGAACGCGATTGACGTGATTGAACGTTCGGATGTGGGAGGGGAATCCGACGCGGCGAGGAGTACTTCGATTCGGCGCGGTAGCGGCCGGTGTCGGCGTGGCGGGGAGTTCCGGCCGACGAACCGAGAGCGACGTTGATTGTCTGTCCGGGGACCGCGGGACGAACGGCGAAGCGGACGCTCCGGTCGACGTTCGCGGAGCCATCTACTTCCCGTCCAGAGCGTACAACACGTTCCAGATGTGGCACGGCTACGACCCCGACGTCATCGAACGCGACCTCTGCTATGCGAGTCGGATTAACCTGAACGCGCTGCGGGTGTGGCTGAGTTTCGAAACGTGGCGGCGCGAGCCGTTGCGGTTCGGACTCCGACTCGAACACTTCCTGACGACGGCGGCGAACCACGGCCTCCGGGTCCTGCTCGGCATCTTCGAAGGTATCGGGTTGAATCCCACGGAACGCCAACTGCAAAACACCGACCCGCTCACCGCTCGGCCGGTGTTCTCGCCGTCGCGGGAGATCATGGAACAGCGAGCGCGCTGGCACCTGCCGCGACGGTTCATCCGGTGGTTCATGGAACGCCACCGCGACGATTCGCGCCTGCTGGCCATCGAACTGATGAACGAACCCGGCTGGAAGCCGTGGAAGATGCGGTTCGCGCGGGCGATGTTCCGAACGCTCGCCGACCAGCGCGGACGCGTCCCGCTGTCGGTCGGTTCGACGAACATCCCGAACAACCGGGACTACCGAACGTGGGGGAGCGAAGTGTACCAGTGCCACAAGAACTTCGCCCACACCGAAGGGCAGTACCGTCGGTTGCTTCGCCGTATCAACGCGACCGAGCGTCGGACCGGTCGCCCCGTCTGGCTGACGGAGTGGCAGCGACTCGCACCGCCCCGAAAGGGAACCGGAACACATCCGCCGAACTACGCGTCGCTCGCTCCCTTGATTCGGCGGGCGGGCGTCGGCAACTTCTTCTGGTCGCTCATGGTCAAACCCGCGTATCAGGTCTATCGCCGAGAACAGGGATTGATAAGCGGAATATTCCACGAGGACGGCACGGTCTGGAGCGCGGACGATGCCCGGGCCATCAAAGCGATGTCGGGCGACCCCACTTTTTCGGGCGAGGAACGCCCCGAATGGCCGTCGTGGGCCGAGTCCGTTCGGAACGCCGTCACCGACTAGACGTCCCGTATCGCTCGTTCAGCGTCGTCGAGGACCGCTTCGCGGTCGAAGTCGGCGACGATAGCTTCCAGTTCGTCGCGGGACGCGTCCGCGAGGTCGCGGGCGTGCTCCGTTACGTTCGGCACCGCGCGGATGATGTTGTCGATTATCGGAATCGCGGCGGTTCGCGGCGAGCGCGAGAGCGGATTCAGGTCGATGACGATCTCCGTCTTTCCCATCTCGCCGAGCGCTTCGGCCCGGTCGCCGTCCTCCAGCGGGACGAGGACGACATCCGCATCGTAAATCCCGTCTTCGTCCACCTTCCCCCGCTCGTGTTCCAGTCCGGGAATGCGAGCGTCCGCGGCGAGTCCCTTCACGTTCGTCGCGCCGTGTTCACGGAGGTGGTCGGCGATGGCCCGCATGCGTTCTTCCGTCCGTCCGAACAGGTTCACCTCGATGTCCGCGCCGGTCGCCTCGGCGAGGGCGACGGTTTCGCCCGGCACGAGCGCCGCTACGTTTCCGTTCACCGAGAGCACCGCGTGCTCCGCGAGGAGCAGTTGCGCCGCGGCCGCCCGCTCCGCCGCGTCGGCGCTCGGGAGGGTTTCCTCGCCGAGCAGGTAGTCGAACGACTCGCCGCGACCTTCGGCGATGAGTCCTTGTTTGCTCGTGATACCCTTCTCGACGCCCTCCTCGATTCGGTGGCGCGTGAGAAGCGACTGGTATCGCGGATGGTCCTCGGGAATCTCCACCTCGTCGGTCATACCCGGTTCTCCGAAGCGGGGGGAGAAAACAGCCGTGATTCGATTCCGAACGCCTATTCGAGCACCGTCGCTCCGGCGTGGTGCGTTTTGCAGGCGCGTGCGTCGTACCCCGCATCGGAGAGGCCCGTATCGAGCGCGAAGACGGTTTCACCCAGCATCGCCATCGAGGCGTACCCACCCGCCGCGTGAACGTCGTCGATGACCGCCCGAACCTCGTCGGTGAGCAGGCCGGTCCGTTCCGCGAAGGCGTTCGATTCTGCCATGAACGTCTGCAGCGTCGGTTGGTTCACCAACGCGACGAGCGCGTCCACGCCCGCCCGCGAGAGTCGGTTCGTGCTCCCCGAGAGCACCTCGGCGGTGGACAGTTCACCGAGCGAGAGATACTCGACGGTCGCCCGCGTCGGCACGCCGTCGAGACGGTTGTGTTCGGGTCCGCCGGGTTCGAGTCGGATGGGGATTCCGCCGCGCGCCTGTGCCACCACGTCGCCGAGTCCGGTTCCCGCTGCGACCTCCGCCTTGTGCGCGAGCGTCACGAGTTCGTTCTCGGAGCGTCCGTCGCCGAAGACGTCGTTCGCGGCGTACGCGGTTCCGAGCGCGACCGCGCCCGAGACGCCGAACCCCGAACCGAGCGGGAGGGTCGTCTCGGCCGAGATGCGTGCCGTCTCGTCCAGTTCGTCCAACACGCGTCGCCCGGATTCGACGGCCGCGAACTCGCCGTTCAGTTCGATACTCGTCTCCGCGGCCGGTTCGACGGTCACGGTGACTCCCTCCGAAAGCGTCAGCCCCGCCCCGCGAGACCCCGCCCGTTCGGGGTCGTCGGCCTCGTGAATGCTGAAAAACCCCGTGATGTGGCCGGGAACGAACGCGCGACCAACCTCGTCGCTCATACCCCCGCTTTCGGGCGACAGCGTATAACGGTTAAAATTCGTCGTCGTCATTCGGCGGTTTTGTTCGCGCGAAGATGCCGTCCACGATTCTGCTCGAAGACGGTGGCAATCTCGCGGGAACTGAGTCGTTCCACTTCGCTTCACTCCTCGCTCCCACTCGAAAACAGCGGTTTCGTCTACGGACTCAACCGCTGTCTATCTCGTGGGAACAGAACAGCCTCTCGAATGTTGTCCAACCCGAGCATCGTCATGATGAGACGCTCGCCGCCGAGACCCCACCCGGCGTGCGGCGGCATGCCGTACTTGAACATCTTCGTGTAGTAGTCGAACGCCTCGGGGTCCAGTCCCTGCTGTTCGAACCCTTCGACGAGGCGGTCGTAGCGGTGTTCACGCTGCCCGCCGGAGACGAGTTCCATGCGCGGATGCATCATGTCGAAACCGGTCGAAAGCTCCTCGTCGTCGTCGTGGTCCTTGATGTAGAACGGCTTGATTTCGCTGGGCCAGTCGGTGATGAAGTAGTGGGTGCCCACGTCCTCGCCGAGCGCCTTCTCGCCCTCGGTCGGCAGGTCGTCGCCCCAGACGAGCATCTCGTCGAGTTCGCCGGTGGCGTTGATGCGCTCGATGGCCTCCTCGTAGGTAAGTCGCGGGAAGTCGCCCTCGGGCACTTCGAAGTCGATGTCGAGCGCGTCGAGTTCGTCCTGACAGTTCTCGGCGACGCCCTCGTAGGCGGCCTTGACGACCGCTTCACAGGCGTCCATCGCCTCGTTATGGTCGTAAAACGCGCTCTCGAAGTCGATGCTGGTCGCTTCGTTCAGGTGGCGCGGCGTGTTGTGCTCTTCCGCGCGGAATATGGGACCGATTTCGAAGACGCGTTCGAGACCCGAACCGACCATGAGCTGTTTGAACAGCTGCGGCGACTGGTTCATGAACGCCTCCTCGCCGAAGTAGGTGATGGGGAACAGTTCCGTTCCGCCCTCCGTCCCCGTCGCCACGATTTTCGGCGTGTTGATTTCGCTGCAACCGAGGTCGCGGAACGTCTCGCGCACTGCGCGGAGCACTTCGCCGCGAATCTTGAACACGGCCTCGACATCTTCTTTGCGCGCGTCGAGCGTTCGGTTGTCGAGACGCGTCGAGAGGTCGGCATCGACCTTGCCGCTGGGGTCGAGCGGGAGTTCCGGTTCGGCCTCCGCGATGACCGCCACGTCCGTCGGGACGATTTCGACGTCCGTCGGCGCGCGCGGTTCTTCTTTCACGTCGCCCGTGATTTCGACGACGCTCTCGCGGTTGACGCCGAGGCCGGTCTCGACGAGCTCCTCGTCCATGTCGTCTTTCTCGAACTTGACCTGAATCTTCCCCGTCGTGTCGCGGACGATGAGGAACGCGATACCGCCGAGGTCGCGGATTTCGTGGACCCAGCCAGCGACCGTGACGGTCTCGCCGGGTTCGGCATCCGCGGTGTAGGTTCGGTTCTGCATACGGCCCAATTCTCCCGGGACGTGCTTAAACGCGTTCGTTTTCCCCCGTCGGGCGCGTCAACCCGGCGGCGACCGTCTCGACGAACGTGTCGCGCATGACCGGGTAGTATTCCTCGCCGAGCTGTTCCCGGTACGCCGTGAGGAATTTCACCGACCCCATCACGCCCACGATGGCGGCCGGGTCGCCGTCGCGGACGCTCCCCTCGGCCTGCCACGCTTCGACGTACGGGAGGAGGTGGGCGAACGACGCGGCACGCATCGATTCGTACTCCTCCTTTGAGATGCCGTCCATCGTCCGCAAGACGGTTTCCCACTCGTCGCCCGCGACCAACCGCTCGAACAGCGGGTTCTCCTCCATCTCATCGGCCAACAGCGTCATGAATCGCCGAATCGCGCGCTCGGGGTCGTCTTCCGTCTCGAACGAGTTGGCGATGAGGTCGTCGGCCGTCTCGTGCCCCTCGCGTTGCAGAATTTCGAAGTAGAGCGCCTCCTTGGAGTCGAAAAACCGATAAAACGTCCCGTTGGCGATTCCGACCGGATCCGTGAGGTCGGAGATGGTGGTCTTTTTCACCCCGTACCGTGCGAACAGGTCGGTCCCCGTCTCCATCAGCTGGTCCCGTATCCGCTCGCGCTCAGCGTCGTCAAATCCCTTCATGCGATGTCTTTCCGTTGGAAGATGACGAGGCTCACGGACACCAACGCCGCGATTCCGACGAGCAGGATTCCCGCCCCCGTCCAG is part of the Haladaptatus paucihalophilus DX253 genome and encodes:
- a CDS encoding 4-phosphopantoate--beta-alanine ligase, translated to MTDEVEIPEDHPRYQSLLTRHRIEEGVEKGITSKQGLIAEGRGESFDYLLGEETLPSADAAERAAAAQLLLAEHAVLSVNGNVAALVPGETVALAEATGADIEVNLFGRTEERMRAIADHLREHGATNVKGLAADARIPGLEHERGKVDEDGIYDADVVLVPLEDGDRAEALGEMGKTEIVIDLNPLSRSPRTAAIPIIDNIIRAVPNVTEHARDLADASRDELEAIVADFDREAVLDDAERAIRDV
- a CDS encoding 2-oxoacid:acceptor oxidoreductase subunit alpha, which produces MMQDLNWAIGGEAGDGIDSTGKIFAQALSRAGRHVFTSKDFASRIRGGYTAYKIRSSTDRVESVVDRLDILVALTQRTIDENLDELHEDSVIIYDGERTEMEDVDIPEEMIGLAVPLRSLAKDAGGTIMQNTVALGAACEVANFPIENLDSALDKKFGAKGEAIVENNKEAARLGQEYVQEEYDYDFEYDVETTDNDYVLLNGDEAIGMGAIAAGCRFYSGYPITPATNVMEYLTGRIEHFGGTVMQAEDELSAINMALGAARAGARSMTATSGPGIDLMTETFGLIAQSETPLVICDVMRSGPSTGMPTKQEQGDLNMTLYGGHGEIPRFVVAPTNVAECFHKTVEAFNFAEKYQTPVFLLADLAMAVTEQTFSPEEFDMDSVEIERGNIVDEDDIEAWTDEKDRFQPHFPTADGISPRAFPGTKGGAHMSTGLEHNALGRRTEDTEIRVEQVDKRNRKVETAQEEEDWSPREFGDEDADTLVISWGSNEGPMREALDFLEEDDVSVRFLSVPYIFPRPDLTEDIESADTVIVVECNETGQFANVLEHDALTRVERINKYNGIRFKADELADDIKAKLGQEVEA
- a CDS encoding MazG nucleotide pyrophosphohydrolase domain-containing protein, which gives rise to MDEQEAVAAFVAEHDLESDPAYRILDLAAEVGEIAADATKSTGWGDDPAALDVTEDELGDALFSLLAVANALDVDAGAALDDALEKYRRRIRETGTASSAEK
- a CDS encoding DUF5611 family protein, with the protein product MKEYKMRRGEHLEDRMPDLKASIEDYFGPVTGTEEFNGHELYVVEEPDNPVFERIVAGAASYSGKKDKLAVHFEERPAEDVIAEGNADAAADAVSKKNEFLLEATGRDAKARRDSLKRTVEDDADAPDNV
- a CDS encoding DUF7093 family protein translates to MGLRCSLIGHDYGESEIEREREEQGNEVVVTVREFEECQRCGNEKVVSENKEVTAIEEPEPTPEPIESKAADRQVEPPSETEIIDSSPTTEPGPESNPEPVSFNDDDFEPPESAEEDDGVILEDEDDEEADEGERGHGEWPEAEDTNVGDAEREPMEWPDTGMEDEGFDAQVSDGSDAEVSFGGSLTPESAPKMDDETEFVEAEPREETGFVRTTRPDPQTDTGFTRAREAPKPDQASESSVDAELVCPECGQFGGVASGSSLRAGDICPECRKGYLSEQE
- a CDS encoding cell division protein SepF, with product MGFMDKILGETPSGSAGDYVELDLDDFDAAPDESQTSVHIAEIQGQQDVIAIKDAVYDGDIVIADITRLRTQDTTVERITDELQQVAREVNGDIVQKGDDQLIVTPTSVSISRTKLGRD
- a CDS encoding 2-oxoacid:ferredoxin oxidoreductase subunit beta; the protein is MSSEVRFTDFKSDKQPTWCPGCGDFGTMNGMMKALAETGNSPDDTFVVAGIGCSGKIGTFMHSYAIHGVHGRALPVGTGVKLANPDLEVMVAGGDGDGYSIGVGHFIHAVRRNVDMSYVVMDNRIYGLTKGQASPTSREDFETSTTPEGPQQPPVNPLALALSAGATFIAQSFSTDAQRHAEIVQKAIEHDGFGFVNVFSPCVTFNDVDTYDYFRDSIVDLADEGHDPHDYEAAKEKILDASKEYQGVIYQDEDSVPYSELHGIEGNMSEIPDGAPEDAMDLVREFY
- a CDS encoding glycoside hydrolase 5 family protein; the encoded protein is MNVRMWEGNPTRRGVLRFGAVAAGVGVAGSSGRRTESDVDCLSGDRGTNGEADAPVDVRGAIYFPSRAYNTFQMWHGYDPDVIERDLCYASRINLNALRVWLSFETWRREPLRFGLRLEHFLTTAANHGLRVLLGIFEGIGLNPTERQLQNTDPLTARPVFSPSREIMEQRARWHLPRRFIRWFMERHRDDSRLLAIELMNEPGWKPWKMRFARAMFRTLADQRGRVPLSVGSTNIPNNRDYRTWGSEVYQCHKNFAHTEGQYRRLLRRINATERRTGRPVWLTEWQRLAPPRKGTGTHPPNYASLAPLIRRAGVGNFFWSLMVKPAYQVYRREQGLISGIFHEDGTVWSADDARAIKAMSGDPTFSGEERPEWPSWAESVRNAVTD
- a CDS encoding digeranylgeranylglycerophospholipid reductase; translation: MSDHFDVIIAGAGPAGAQCARDLAQRGYDVVVLEAEKEDTFPRQSNKSTAGTFSSMMAAFGIPDDVVMNFTDNVVLESPNEHFVQAQPGAVLEFADFKRFLVADGRDEGAEYWFDARVSKPIMSGNEIVGVRYAGDQEVYGDIIIDATGPSAPLAKSLGVTNLKRENQAIGVEFEMKGVDVDADGYADLTDAMMLRLDHDLAPGGYSWIFHTGEDTAKVGLCYIQNESHHDYAKEGMGIDDYLQHWLDTDPRFENAERMEGKQHRGSAHIQMPGGLSTDNFMAIGDTVPTIDPLWGEGIHTGMKSARAAAITADRCFMTSASDTSAEKMSIYDNLWHGDVAPQMRTRLLMTQLLYLAENERYDTLIRDLKQLSHEMRANANNGKLRGIMKLLHWEDIPLLKRFARERLPM
- a CDS encoding FAD-dependent oxidoreductase — its product is MDGTEVEVKSVRNVGAGTIALEIESPPGFDARPGQFLQVAGIVDGEEITRHYTLSSPTATETFEITVGIDPDGDLSPWLAEREAGDTVSIAGPFGRSYYEGEARVIVLAGGPGIGPAVGIGERALADGNDATIVYRDDEPAHEDRLRELEADGATVVLTEEAVSESEEVRTVLSRADGRSFVYGFADFLSDALDVLAATGHDPDEAKTENFG